The region TTCCTGGatcccctcatcatcactacCCTCGTCTTTGGCAACCTTGACCACTAGTGGTCCATTTCCGTTCATAGGTCCtgacttcttctcctcggaGACTGACGATGACACAACACCATCGATCCCTCCTGGTTCCTGATCTTCCAGAATTACGCTCTCCTGCGATAACGGTCTGGATTGTCGGGTTGCGACAGGTGAGTCAAACAAGCTCTCCCCGCTGATAGACGAGCCGGCCACCGAACCTCTATTCCCGGCCGCAGCCAGCGgctgcttctcctccggTAGTCGACTATGCGTGGGGCTTCTCGCTTCAGTCTTGGTCTCCTTCTCAAGCATACCGTCGACAGAGGTCGCACTCCTTGTGCTCATCTGTGATTGcctgttcttgttcttcacCCAGCCCGAGGTCcagccgcctccgccgccgttgcTACTCTCGGGAGGACTGGCAGTGGTGGGGGTAGGAGGTGTTgaaccgccgccgccccaaGCCTTCCGCCTCTTCTCCCCTGCCCAAGTAGCCCAGCTGTTGACAAACGCGCCCGCTTTGCTGCCTACTGATTGCGCAGCAGCCTGTGAGTTCTGTGTTGTTTTGGAAGCTGTCGAGTCAGGAGAACCCCCTCTGTTTTCGGCTTGCTGCTGAGAAGCTGCCTTCTCTTGCTCAATTCTGGcttcctcggccttctttcGCTGGGCTTCCCTGATTGCCTCCATGTCCGCATACAATTTATTAAAGATGTTGCtggccttctcctttccAGCCGCCAAGTTCCGTCCTAGGGCCTCCTTCCCCTGCGCGAGTTTCTCATCCCAATGCATATCTTGTACCTGCTGCGTTATCCTCCTCTGAACGTCCTCGATGGTCAAGCCTCCAGCGCAGGGATGTTTTGGTTCGACAATATCAAACAGATGTGAATCAGTGTGCAAATTCCAAATTCGGTAGTTCTCCGTCTTTGACCACGCTTCGACGAAATCAGAGCCGAAGTCGGTGGAAGGATCGCCTTCAATATAAGGGAGCAACATCCGGGGGTTGTTGGAATGCTTTGCGAGGTGGTTGTGATACTTGACAGACGATATCAAAGACAGTAAGTACTCCTCGAACTGGACGCGGATGAATTCCTCGCTGCCAACATAACCCATAGTTTTCGGACGGCTGGGGTTTGCCTCGTCCCAGGTATCATTGACGTTTTGGGTTATAAAGTCAATCCAGCGGCGGTCTGGGGTGGAGAGCTGAAGAGCTGCCTTCAACGAAGTGGAcgtgatgttgatggtgcCCTCGTCGAGGTTAATGAGAATGTCGCTATACCGATCTTTCTGCTGTAAAAGTAACGAATTCGTACTGCCCACTATATACGATTTCGTTCCAAAGTCTGCCAGAATGTCGAGCTGTTGCAAGGGGGTGTATGGTCCAAACAAGCTGCCCTGTACTCTGTGTAAGTCATCAATCGTATTTGCGCCAGGATTCTCATTGGCATACCTTTGGGAAAATCTGCAGAGGCAGCCCCATATATGCCAGCAGGGAATTCCGGTCGCTAGTCCTCAGGCTTGTTGGCTGCTGGAGATTCTGCTCGTAGTTGTTCAATTCTGGTCCCGCAGAGTCCTGCAGGTTGCGCAGCAATCCTGGAATCAATGATACCAGTGAAAACTGAGTTAGGCAAAGCCTCTCACATCTTGTTCCAAAGAACAGCATCTAACCAGCCCCCTGTCAGCGCAACGATCCCCAAGTGTTGAAACCCGAGAATACACACCTTTGGCTGCAACAAACAGCACTTCAACAGCACCAATGTCTGCCATTTAAACTCCCTGACAAGCTCCCTCAGACTCAGTCCAAGATATTGGTCTctgtcctcatcctcgttcATCATTCCCCTTTCCTTCTCATCAGCCAAGCTCTCCTGGAACCTTTTCAGAATCTCCACATCTGTAAACTCCCGCTGCGCAAACCACGCCTTGGTGACCACGCTCAGCCTCTCCCTAAGCATGCCAAAGTACTGTGGGCTGTCTGCAATCACGACCACGGCTTTTTGCACCGTCGATCTCGTCACCTCGGCCGGTCTGTTGAGCAACAGAGAAGCGTCCATCTGGCGAGTGCATGAAATCCCAAACAGCGAGGTACCCGCCCCCCCATCTTCCGCAGGCTTCAGCAACGTAAAGTAGGAGAAATCCTCGGTCAGAGCATGCGCGCCGTCGCTGAGGGCCATAAAAGGCAGCAACCCCCAATCATATTCCACAGCCGGGTCGAATCCTTCTGGCTCTGCGCCGAACCATTTTTCGACTTCGGGGCCGCGAGCATGGTGGAAATCGACTATGCAGACTAAGGGTGTGAAATGCGGTCTAGCGCTCGCAGCTGTGGTGGGTGTGGGAGGGACAGAGGACGACATTATTACGGTATGACGCTGTTGCTAAAAGCTGTTGACGCTTTGCCCGAAAGCTATTAAATCGGTGTTGCCATGAATTGATGCTTGACAGCTGCGCTCGAGGtcaggagagaaagagacaaAAAGACGGTATGGGATGACCCGAGAAGTGTGAATGGCGGGGCAATTGGCTGGTGCAGCTTGGGCAAGGCTTCGAGCTTTCCACCCCTTGTCCAGTTATGCTGATTTCTGAAAATGCAATATCACCAAGGCTGTGCTGGTAGTAAATACAGTGTTGCGTGCGTATCAGATACTCGTGCTCGCCCgggccgtcgtcgtcgtcgtgtaTCGGTGGACTATTTTCGCCCGGTTTGTTAGCTGTAAGGAAAGTGACGTGCTGTTCTGCggttgaggttgaagagCCGCTCCGCTGCCAGCGCATCAAATCTCCCCGCGGCAGGCAGGGCGGTTATTGATTAGCGTGATCCTTTAGGCTTAGCGCTCTGGAAAATGGGGATCTGCAAATGCGAATCGACGTGCCAAGACCTGCGAGTCGATGTCCATGTGGATGAATTGGGATGAAGGGAATCAGGTGAAGTAAAAATGGAATGTAGAGATCAGACCATAAGCTTTGACTTTCTTGATGACCAGTAAGTTCATTCACAGTCCTTCAACCTGGCTCCCTCGCTATGGCTTGCCGTCTGTGAACCGTGCTGCCCTGGTTAACAAGGCGGTCAACATCACAGCAACCATTGAGACGCAGGCGCCGCCGGCTACCAAGTGACGTGGGCAATGGAAAAAAGTATCTGGCAGTGTAATGTAAGGGGGCTTCTTCTCGGGTCTCGGGATCTGTCCTGGTCGGATCAGGCTGCCGGTACACCATGTGTAGGGTCAGTGGTGAAACACTGACTACTGTTCATGAAGACGTAGAGGCTGGAGACAGTCAATTGAAACTGGAAATCTCGAATAACCCATAAATGCAGCCGCTGGCCAGCAGTTACACCTGGCACGATATCAAGTCCCAAAATTAGATACCAAACATTGACCCGTATTGGATATGCAACGCTGATCCCGCAGTCCTTTACCAATCGTATAGGCCCCAGCAAAACATTCCCCAGCCAGCATGTGGATGTGGAAGCCGTCGATGCCGACGTGTCCTGCATTGCATGACAGGGAGCAAACAGATCGATCACAACATCTACAGTTCTTGGTCTGTGGTAGCCAGAGATCCAAGTCACCGCTTGATCGGGCCCATATCTTGCGGAGGACCGGCCGTTGAGGTTGGGAAGTTTCATAATTGAACAATATATACCTTAGTCATAGGCACAagacacacacatacacatacacacacacacacgtaACTTGAATGGAACTATATCTTCATTTCCCCGTAGAATCAGGTTACCTGACTGACTGCCTGACTGATCAAGACTGCCTCTTTGCCCACGATCCCTGCTGTGGCATGGGTTACAGACTTGCGCTGTTGCAACAAAGTCAAAATCATGGTCATCATCGTTAAAATCTGCTAAGTTCGGCTCCTCTCATGTGaaccccacaacccccatccatctAGACACGCGCCTTATACCATATCCAGCAAGAACAATGAGATAAAGATATGAACCATCCCTCCTTTCGTGTACTGGTCTCCCGGGTTCTTCCTGTTGAACCTTCTTTCGAAAGTGAATTCTCCAGCAGCCGCTATGCCATGCCCATTAAAACTCGTCCATTTTGTTGCTTTAGACATGCAGGTCACAACTCGAGACAGACTCCTCAGTGAAAACGccgagaaaagaaaagggcaTTGAAAATAACCCACGAGACATGGCTGTCGAGTTGGTAGCAACCATCACACAGGACCACCCATCTCGGCACCTGGATGCTCCTTCTGTGTATTACCCACCCTGCCGGATCCCGATTCCGAGCTCATTGACCCGCGAATTGACCCTCCATGGAAACACTGCCGGCCTCGACGTTGTGATAGTCCAGAATTTCCGAGTACCTGTTGTTAACGAATAGCGTCAGTTAACCAGGTCCCCAATCCCCAACCTGGAACATTGGAATAACTCACATCATTATCTTCCACGTGTCAACTGGCAAATCAGCGTCGTTGAAGCTCCAGTCGAACTTCTCCTCGGCAACTGGCTCATCGGTAGGATCGTGATATGGTGCCAGGTATTCGTGCGACAACGCCTCGGTGGCCGTTATCCGCTTCTTGGGATCGAACACGAGCATGTGCTCCAAAAGATCGATGGCTAGTTCAAGTTAGTATCCCTGCTTGAACGATCAACGCGGGGGGGAACACATACCAGCAGGATCGGCGTTCTTGAATTTGTTCTTCAGCGGTTGTCGTTCGCGCTTGGGAAGGGACTTGACAAATCTCAGGGTCTAATAGCTCCAGTCAGCATTTAAGGCCATTTTGTTCAAGACCAGCTGCCCGTAGGGCTGCATGCAATAAGGTCCACGTACGTTCTCGCTGGCGATAGTGTTGATAACATCATCGGGGGGCGTGCCCAAGAGTTCAGTAATGATGGAGAACTGGTTGACATGGTCCTTTCCAGGGAAAAGGGGCTTGCCCTCAAGCATCTCAGCGAAGATGCAACCGGCACTCCAAATATCCACCTCAACATCATACTTTTGCCACGTGAGCATGATCTCGGGTGCGCGGTAATATCTCGTCGAAACGTAACCCGTCATCTGGGGGTCTTGAATGCGAGCCAGACCGAAGTCGCAAATCTTCAAATCGCAGTTTTCGTTGACCAGAATGTTGCTTGGCTTCAAATCGCGATGGACAACGCCGGCCGAGTGCACGTATTTCAGTCCGCGCATGATCTGATACAAAAAGTACTGGATGAACTGCTTTTCAAGAGGTCTAGAGGTGAGGAGGCGATGGAGATCGGTGCCGAGCAATTCGGTGACGAAGTAGCTGATGGCAAATCAGTTCCAAGCCCAATAATGCTGCTCCCGGTGTTACACTTACATATCTTCCAGTGGAGAGATGAAGATGTCACTGAGGGAGATAACATTTTCGTGCTTCAAGTGCTTCAGCAGCTTGAGCTCTCGGTATGTTCTCTTGGCAAGTACGGGAGTGCTGAAGGGCTTCatgatcttcttgatggcgacATTGGCGCTGGTGAGCTGGTCTTTGGCGGAGCTATGCGCACATTCCTCATCAGTACAACTCGCTGAAAACAGCACAAACTATTATCGGCCGGGAGTAGCTATTCGTACCAAACAAGTCCAAAAGCACCCATTCCAACAGGTTGGAGATCCGAGTACCTAATCCCGCGTCAGAGCACACTTCTCGAACATCCTTTGAACACAGCCATACGAACCTCGAGGTAATCTCGAAGGTGGTCCCAAAAATCTGAGCACGAACGAATTCAGCCATGGTGGGCGGGTTGTATTGCGTTGTCGAGTTTGTCGAGTCGAGTCGAGCGTGCGGTGGCGGCAACAATGCAGGAAATGTGGCGGGGAAAATAGATGCCGGAGGTGGACAATCGTGGGCGCTGTGCGAGATTCTAGACGACCGGCAAGCGAAGAATGTTCGGGAAGCGATCGGCGTCTACTTGGACGGGCAAAAGCGGTTGTGGACAAGAATGCGAGTGCGGTCGAAGTCGTCCAAGGAAGAGAGAACAGCGGGGTTGCTCGCTAGGTAGGTGAGGCGGGGGGCGAGCAGAACACTGTGCTGTTGACGGTTTCGTCGGGTGCGGGGATTGGGTATCTTGAATGCAGAGGACAAATTTAGCTGCGCCCGGAGGGATTTCAGGGAATTGCGCTGGAAAGAGGGCCAGGAAAAATAGGCGGGTCTTTGGTGGTAGGTTTCAGTGGGCGGGTTCAGTGCGCGTACCTGCAGTCTCTAGCAAAAATGATGAAACTTCCAACAGAAAAGAGAGCTGACGGAGCTCTTGATCAAGACAGGCCGGGTCGCTTCTGCTGTTACGCGGCAACTGGTAGTCTTGTATTCGCGTGGTCTGGGGGTGGCACGCTGCGATCGTTTTGGTTCAGGATGGGGGCAATAAACCGGAAATTCTGTCGATGGAGCGAATGAAATGCGCTGCTCAAAAAACCACTATTACTGACGAATGTCCTGCTTGGCAACCTGATGCTTGACAGTTTCCGACTGTTCGTACGGATTTGGGGTCTCGAGCCCTGAATAGCGAAATGTCTTTTTGCacgaaggggaggaggcaaaTAATCGCCCTgacagacgacgacgacacagTCAAATCAAAATGTTGGGATCGATCGTGGAGGCGGAAGTTCGTGTGCaaaggagagaggagagagagagagagagagaataGGTCCAGGATGGTCGATAGTTATTATTCTGGTgtcagggggagggggaggggtagaTGGTCATGTATTCAGGACAAGACAGGCTGGCACCCTTGGTGTGGTTGCAAGGTGGGATGGCAGCGGAGGGAcgtggatggatggggccGGGATGTGACACGCGGGGCCTTGCGACGGGAAGAACAGGATATGGATTTGAATCTTCTCAAATTCCATGCTTTGACACGCCCACTTTCCCGTCTAACCCATCCAGATTGGAGCGCCAGCTATTCATCACATCACTTCCAGAGGTCCCAGGGTAATAGGGCCACTAGGGCGCATTGGCTGCTAAGCAGTGTATGTTTTGCAGTGTAATCAACTATCTACCTTACCCATCTCTTCAGCGTTCGACCTGACTGGGATTTGCATGGAAGGTGTCTATCTGTTCCACAGGCGCCGCAATGAACCTGGCAGCGTGATCCTTGCCTGCCCTACAAAGAGCTGAGCTCCATCAGCCCCTCACTTGTAGTAACTGCTCCTTGGGCGCAAATGCCTTTGCAATACCCATCTTCGACCTGCTCTGCACGAAAAGTGAGGATTTGTAGGGTGTGCTGTACCAACACTGCCGATTGGTATGCCCATGGGCCTCAACGGTTTCGCCAATCCGGCAGCGCCATCCCAAAGTGATCGAGGCATCGAAAACAACAGTTGGGTGAACAGACAGCAGCGAGGAGGGGAAGCCAAGACTATGACGTAGGTGcgtggtggggttgttgcaGCCCTTGTCGCAGAGGCTGTGGGGTCATGTCTGTTCAGCCAATCCTGCGATTTCCACAGTCCCCGGTTCTCGTCCCGGCATCGAACAATTTGGCGTGCGATCGATGCTCGTCGAAGCAGACATCTGGCGGTCTGAGCAGTCCGTCTTCTCATGTTTCTTGAAATCCATCACGGGGTCCGTTTTCACAATCGCCGCTGCAAACTGCCCGAACCACACACATCCCCTAAACCCAACTGTGTCGGACATTTCGCTCCGGAGAAGGCCAGCTTGTACCAAGTTCCATCGTGCGTGTTCTCTGTAACAAACCCAATTGCATCCCATGCCTATGTCCAGTGACATATGCTGGAGAAGACCCTGTCATTTCAGGCACAGAGAACACAGCCAAACACTTGGTATCAACCACACTACTACTACACCATGCAAATGCATCGTcattttctctctctctcccagcCATACCTCCGCATCGTCATTTCTAGGGATTCTCAGGGTCCTGACGATTGCCCGTGCGCCATTCCCATACACCATCGAAATACGGAGTACATTGGTACATTCTTACCCATACCGTGATGTGATGTGCATTTTTCACCCCCTGTGAAGCTCCCCGGCCCTCGACAATCTAGACCCCAAGTTGTCCAAGAATGCCTCATGATCATCAGGGGAACCACAAAGCAGAAGCATGGCAATATTTCCCGAGAGGCTTTAGCAGGCGCCAGAGAGACTGATCAGCTCATCTTTTCAAAATAAGCTTCTCCCTCGTACCATTCCCACGGGACGTATATCCGCACGCACCCGAGCCACCTTCCACTTGCTGTTCTGCCCGAGGCTTCTTTGTGATAGAGATGTCCCTCGCTATCATCTTTGGGCTGTTGGTGTATGTACTTGGGTAGCCTAACCATGCGCAGTCTTCTGAAACGTCATGATAGCTAGCGGCCTACTGCCAGGACAGTCCGTCTCCCAACAACTTTAACAACCCCCGGCATCAAATGACCCTGCATGTTGGATAACAATGGGATGTCCAACGGCTTGGGGCTGGGCGGGGAA is a window of Podospora pseudopauciseta strain CBS 411.78 chromosome 1, whole genome shotgun sequence DNA encoding:
- a CDS encoding hypothetical protein (COG:S; BUSCO:EOG09262V8E; EggNog:ENOG503NXYQ), with translation MSSSVPPTPTTAASARPHFTPLVCIVDFHHARGPEVEKWFGAEPEGFDPAVEYDWGLLPFMALSDGAHALTEDFSYFTLLKPAEDGGAGTSLFGISCTRQMDASLLLNRPAEVTRSTVQKAVVVIADSPQYFGMLRERLSVVTKAWFAQREFTDVEILKRFQESLADEKERGMMNEDEDRDQYLGLSLRELVREFKWQTLVLLKCCLLQPKFSLVSLIPGLLRNLQDSAGPELNNYEQNLQQPTSLRTSDRNSLLAYMGLPLQIFPKGSLFGPYTPLQQLDILADFGTKSYIVGSTNSLLLQQKDRYSDILINLDEGTINITSTSLKAALQLSTPDRRWIDFITQNVNDTWDEANPSRPKTMGYVGSEEFIRVQFEEYLLSLISSVKYHNHLAKHSNNPRMLLPYIEGDPSTDFGSDFVEAWSKTENYRIWNLHTDSHLFDIVEPKHPCAGGLTIEDVQRRITQQVQDMHWDEKLAQGKEALGRNLAAGKEKASNIFNKLYADMEAIREAQRKKAEEARIEQEKAASQQQAENRGGSPDSTASKTTQNSQAAAQSVGSKAGAFVNSWATWAGEKRRKAWGGGGSTPPTPTTASPPESSNGGGGGWTSGWVKNKNRQSQMSTRSATSVDGMLEKETKTEARSPTHSRLPEEKQPLAAAGNRGSVAGSSISGESLFDSPVATRQSRPLSQESVILEDQEPGGIDGVVSSSVSEEKKSGPMNGNGPLVVKVAKDEGSDDEGIQEAQKTPLPSRVAADEAAKAQSAWER
- the HOG1 gene encoding MAPK protein hog1 (COG:T; EggNog:ENOG503NVMG) is translated as MAEFVRAQIFGTTFEITSRYSDLQPVGMGAFGLVCSAKDQLTSANVAIKKIMKPFSTPVLAKRTYRELKLLKHLKHENVISLSDIFISPLEDIYFVTELLGTDLHRLLTSRPLEKQFIQYFLYQIMRGLKYVHSAGVVHRDLKPSNILVNENCDLKICDFGLARIQDPQMTGYVSTRYYRAPEIMLTWQKYDVEVDIWSAGCIFAEMLEGKPLFPGKDHVNQFSIITELLGTPPDDVINTIASENTLRFVKSLPKRERQPLKNKFKNADPAAIDLLEHMLVFDPKKRITATEALSHEYLAPYHDPTDEPVAEEKFDWSFNDADLPVDTWKIMMYSEILDYHNVEAGSVSMEGQFAGQ